One stretch of Chryseobacterium sp. LJ668 DNA includes these proteins:
- a CDS encoding tagaturonate reductase: MENQTKQQLNRQNSGLNTKLPIKIVQFGGGNFMRGFTDYVIDKLNKEADFNAGIVNIQPTPNGSVHKLEEQGNLYTLFSRGIKKGEIIDEKCVISAIQKSVNPYADYNSFLKLAKEEELEFVFSNTTETGIAYDETENTYEGPHKNFPAKVAVLLHERYKHFNGAADKGLRIIPCELIEENAIVLKGIILKYAQLWNLEEGFAEWIENSNHFHNTLVDRIVPGYPKDDAATYEDQLDYEDPMMVVSETFLLWVIQGGEDLKKRIPFDQINEQILVVDDIQPYRLRKVRILNGGHTLMLAPAILAGKEIVKEAIDDQFIGTFLSDSIFNEVNQTLGLDETELKEFAEEVFDRFRNPFIKHHLASIALYFVSKFKVRVVPSLLIYVERNNKLPLNLTFSLASLIRFYQGSFGEKSLPLNDEEAIVNRFKEIWKNEDYEVVSEQALSEKLFWDTDLTQVAGLKAAVAKALFEIDHNDMETAYKNFIQFYS, from the coding sequence ATGGAAAATCAGACAAAACAACAGTTAAACCGCCAAAACAGCGGACTCAATACAAAATTACCAATAAAAATCGTACAGTTTGGGGGAGGAAACTTCATGCGCGGATTTACAGATTATGTGATCGATAAATTAAATAAAGAAGCAGATTTCAATGCAGGAATTGTCAATATTCAGCCGACACCCAACGGTTCAGTTCACAAGCTTGAAGAGCAGGGGAATCTCTACACTTTATTTTCAAGAGGAATCAAAAAAGGAGAAATCATTGATGAGAAATGTGTGATTTCAGCGATTCAGAAGTCAGTTAATCCTTATGCGGATTACAACAGCTTTTTGAAGTTGGCGAAAGAAGAAGAACTTGAATTTGTTTTTTCAAATACAACAGAAACAGGAATTGCCTACGACGAAACTGAAAATACCTACGAAGGTCCGCACAAAAATTTCCCAGCGAAAGTGGCGGTTTTACTTCACGAAAGATATAAGCATTTCAATGGAGCAGCAGACAAAGGTTTAAGAATCATTCCTTGCGAACTGATTGAAGAAAATGCAATCGTTTTAAAAGGAATTATTTTAAAATATGCCCAACTTTGGAATTTAGAAGAAGGATTTGCAGAATGGATTGAAAACAGCAATCACTTCCACAATACTTTGGTAGACAGAATCGTTCCGGGCTATCCGAAAGATGACGCTGCGACTTACGAAGACCAGTTGGATTATGAAGATCCGATGATGGTGGTTTCTGAAACGTTCCTTTTATGGGTGATTCAGGGAGGTGAAGATTTGAAAAAAAGAATTCCTTTCGATCAGATCAATGAACAGATTTTGGTGGTAGATGATATTCAGCCCTACCGTTTAAGAAAGGTTAGAATTCTGAATGGCGGACATACCTTGATGTTGGCTCCGGCAATTTTAGCAGGAAAAGAAATCGTAAAAGAAGCTATTGATGATCAATTTATCGGAACATTTTTAAGTGATTCTATATTTAATGAAGTCAATCAGACTTTAGGTTTAGACGAAACTGAACTGAAGGAATTTGCAGAAGAAGTTTTCGACAGATTCAGAAATCCTTTCATCAAGCATCATTTGGCAAGCATCGCTTTGTATTTTGTTTCTAAATTTAAAGTAAGAGTCGTTCCAAGTTTGTTGATATATGTTGAAAGAAATAACAAACTTCCGTTGAACTTAACGTTCTCTCTGGCAAGTTTAATCAGATTCTATCAGGGAAGTTTTGGTGAAAAATCTCTTCCTCTGAATGACGAAGAAGCGATCGTGAACAGATTTAAAGAAATCTGGAAAAACGAAGATTACGAAGTAGTTTCAGAGCAGGCATTAAGCGAAAAACTGTTCTGGGATACCGACCTTACACAGGTAGCAGGCCTGAAAGCCGCAGTCGCAAAAGCATTGTTCGAAATCGATCACAATGACATGGAAACTGCCTACAAAAATTTTATTCAATTTTATTCTTAA
- a CDS encoding MFS transporter, whose product MSSVKSLKPTQYRWTICLLLFLATTINYLDRQVLSLTWKDFIAPEFHWNNNDYGNITALFSIFYAVGMLFAGKFVDFMDTKKGFLWAIGVWSVGAVLHAFCGIATSGILTGEWAAGFHGSKELIGTVSNTSAIISTSVTLFVFARFVLAIGEAGNFPAAIKTTAEYFPKKDRAFSTSIWNAGATVGALAAPLTIPFIAKSLGWEWAFIIIGALGFVWMGLWVFVYKKPHLHKRVNEHELTYINQDQDDLPNEDKSVPEKVFTFKECFSYRQTWAFAFGKFMTDGVWWFFLFWTPAYLSSVYGMDSTQSALPLFVLYMITLLSIIGGWLPKYFVEKLGMNAYTGRMKAMLIFAFFPLLALLAQPLGTITYWLPVLIIGVAGAAHQAWSANIFSTVGDMFPKKAIATITGIGGMAGGIGSFIINKSSGVLFDHAHKAWSTVDGVPLLEKYPQYINDRLPDDFFKQLEKSGAVVSDGIDKGYMIIFSICAVAYLIAWVVMKSLVPKYKVISK is encoded by the coding sequence ATGAGTTCAGTTAAATCTCTTAAGCCGACGCAATACAGATGGACGATTTGTCTGCTGTTATTCCTCGCCACCACGATCAATTATCTGGATCGTCAGGTTTTATCTTTGACGTGGAAAGATTTTATAGCACCGGAATTTCACTGGAATAACAACGATTACGGAAACATCACCGCATTATTCTCCATATTTTACGCAGTGGGAATGCTTTTCGCAGGAAAGTTCGTGGATTTCATGGATACCAAAAAAGGTTTTCTTTGGGCAATCGGAGTTTGGTCTGTGGGTGCAGTTTTACACGCATTCTGCGGAATTGCAACTTCAGGAATCCTTACTGGAGAATGGGCGGCTGGTTTTCATGGTTCTAAAGAATTGATCGGAACAGTTTCCAATACTTCTGCAATTATCAGTACAAGTGTTACTTTATTTGTTTTTGCACGTTTCGTACTGGCAATTGGTGAGGCTGGAAATTTCCCGGCAGCGATCAAAACGACAGCAGAATATTTCCCTAAAAAAGACAGAGCATTTTCTACAAGTATCTGGAATGCAGGAGCAACAGTAGGAGCTTTGGCAGCACCGCTTACAATCCCTTTTATCGCAAAATCATTGGGTTGGGAATGGGCGTTTATCATTATTGGTGCACTAGGATTTGTTTGGATGGGACTTTGGGTTTTCGTTTACAAAAAACCTCACTTGCACAAGAGAGTTAACGAACATGAACTAACGTATATCAATCAGGATCAGGACGATCTTCCGAATGAAGATAAATCAGTTCCGGAAAAAGTATTTACGTTTAAAGAATGTTTCAGCTACAGACAAACTTGGGCTTTTGCCTTCGGTAAATTTATGACAGATGGCGTTTGGTGGTTCTTTTTATTCTGGACTCCGGCTTATTTAAGCTCAGTTTACGGAATGGATTCCACTCAAAGTGCATTGCCATTATTCGTATTATACATGATTACTTTACTGTCGATTATTGGGGGTTGGCTTCCAAAATATTTTGTTGAAAAATTAGGAATGAACGCTTATACAGGAAGAATGAAAGCAATGTTAATTTTCGCATTTTTCCCCTTGTTGGCACTTTTAGCACAACCTCTTGGAACAATTACATATTGGTTACCTGTTTTAATTATTGGAGTTGCAGGAGCAGCACACCAGGCTTGGTCAGCCAATATTTTCTCGACAGTAGGCGATATGTTCCCTAAAAAAGCCATTGCAACCATCACAGGAATTGGCGGAATGGCTGGAGGAATCGGTTCGTTCATCATTAATAAATCTTCTGGAGTTTTATTCGATCACGCTCACAAAGCATGGTCAACAGTAGACGGAGTTCCTTTGTTGGAAAAATATCCTCAGTACATCAACGACCGTTTGCCGGATGATTTCTTTAAGCAGTTAGAAAAATCAGGCGCTGTAGTTTCAGACGGAATTGACAAAGGATACATGATCATTTTCTCCATCTGTGCAGTCGCTTATCTAATTGCATGGGTCGTAATGAAATCATTGGTTCCAAAATATAAGGTGATCAGTAAATAG
- a CDS encoding beta/alpha barrel domain-containing protein, producing MTKIQLVTNTIINQGALPLYYNADETVTLEILKSLYKAGIRAVEYTSRGEAALSNFTKMVEVRNAEMPEMLLGIGTIKNVKQAEEYYKAGADFFISPGFVAEVAAFLIPKDLLYSPGCMTPTEIIAAETAGVTFIKLFPGNALGPGFMSAIKDVFPNLKFMPTGGVDTTKESIESWYKAGVSAVGMGSKLVSNELMLAKDYATIENETKKVLDIIQTLK from the coding sequence ATGACAAAAATACAATTGGTTACAAACACCATCATCAATCAGGGAGCTCTGCCTCTGTATTATAATGCTGATGAAACGGTAACTTTAGAAATATTAAAATCGCTTTACAAAGCAGGAATCCGCGCTGTAGAATATACCAGCCGTGGTGAAGCTGCGTTGAGTAATTTCACAAAAATGGTTGAAGTTCGTAATGCAGAAATGCCTGAAATGCTTCTTGGTATCGGAACTATTAAAAATGTAAAACAAGCAGAAGAATATTACAAAGCAGGTGCAGATTTCTTTATCAGTCCGGGTTTTGTAGCGGAAGTTGCAGCATTTTTAATTCCTAAAGACTTGTTGTACAGTCCGGGTTGTATGACACCTACCGAAATTATTGCGGCGGAAACTGCTGGTGTAACTTTCATAAAATTATTCCCAGGGAACGCCTTGGGACCAGGATTTATGAGTGCCATCAAAGATGTGTTCCCTAATCTGAAATTTATGCCAACAGGTGGTGTTGATACTACCAAAGAAAGTATTGAAAGCTGGTATAAGGCAGGAGTTTCTGCAGTAGGAATGGGAAGCAAGCTGGTAAGTAACGAATTAATGCTTGCGAAAGACTATGCGACAATAGAAAATGAAACCAAAAAAGTGCTGGATATCATTCAGACTTTAAAATAA
- a CDS encoding sugar kinase has protein sequence MASKILTFGEVIMRLSPPGNKTMKQSHEMEFFFGGTELNVASSLATMGCEVTHISNVSDDFVGESALSFIKSFGIDTTFINKNEHPLGLYFLEVGSSVRASRIAYNRLNGSFANIKPEQVDWKKALEGCDYFHWTGISPGISEGAYEALKEGLLTAREMGIEVTTDPAYRSNLWKYGKNGNEVLKELVSYSTIFIGGVNEINEILGTQFSSDQKGFIEACEELKKQCPSIYKIFDKIRIGVTASSQQTQGRALINENYFETKFLEIDNVVDRIGTGDAFAAGLIYGLLNFDDEKALNFANAACAIKHTILGDINYCSAEDILEVMAGNSGGRIKR, from the coding sequence ATGGCTAGCAAAATACTTACTTTCGGTGAAGTAATCATGAGGCTTTCACCTCCCGGAAACAAAACAATGAAACAGAGCCACGAGATGGAATTCTTTTTCGGCGGAACTGAGCTCAACGTAGCTTCTTCATTGGCAACAATGGGTTGCGAGGTAACGCACATCAGCAATGTTTCTGATGATTTTGTGGGAGAATCTGCATTATCTTTCATTAAAAGTTTTGGAATTGATACAACTTTCATCAATAAAAACGAACATCCTTTAGGTTTATATTTCCTTGAAGTAGGTTCATCGGTTCGTGCGAGCAGAATTGCTTACAACAGGCTGAACGGTTCTTTTGCCAACATCAAACCCGAACAGGTTGACTGGAAAAAAGCTTTGGAAGGTTGCGATTATTTCCACTGGACAGGCATCAGTCCTGGAATCTCTGAAGGTGCTTACGAAGCTTTAAAAGAAGGTTTATTGACCGCCCGTGAAATGGGAATCGAAGTGACCACCGATCCTGCTTACCGTTCCAACCTGTGGAAATATGGTAAAAATGGAAATGAAGTTTTAAAAGAATTGGTTTCGTACTCAACGATTTTCATCGGTGGAGTGAATGAGATCAATGAAATTTTGGGAACTCAATTTTCATCAGATCAGAAAGGTTTCATTGAAGCTTGTGAAGAATTAAAAAAACAGTGTCCATCCATTTATAAAATTTTTGACAAAATAAGAATCGGGGTTACGGCAAGTTCTCAGCAGACGCAGGGAAGAGCTTTAATTAACGAAAACTATTTTGAAACTAAATTTTTGGAAATAGACAACGTAGTCGACAGAATCGGAACGGGAGATGCTTTTGCAGCAGGTTTAATTTATGGTTTATTAAATTTCGATGATGAAAAAGCACTGAATTTCGCCAACGCGGCCTGTGCCATCAAACACACCATTTTAGGCGACATCAATTACTGCAGCGCAGAAGATATTCTCGAAGTAATGGCCGGAAATTCCGGAGGAAGAATCAAAAGGTAG
- the uxaC gene encoding glucuronate isomerase, with product MKYFITDNFLLQNKYAEELYFNFAEKQPIIDYHNHLIPKDIAEDTVFENISKVWIAGDHYKWRAMRTMGVNERFITGDASDKEKFEAWAKTVPYTLRNPLYHWTHLELKRYFGIDELLNEKNASDIYDNITAQLQTPEKSTRGLLKMMNVESLCTTEDPIDVLNYHQDLAKSDFSIKVSTAFRPDKAILIENHNFTDYISKLGESAGIEINSYQTLCDALLKRVEYFHENGCRLCDHGLNNISFEETSEAEVSAIFNDKISGKVIAEKQVNQFKTAILLFLGETYHKFGWVQQFHLGALRNNNERMHRILGPDTGWDSIGDFVQAETLSKLLNALDGKDKLTKTILYNLNPADNEIFATMIGNFNDGSIKGKVQFGSGWWFLDQKDGMIKQMNALSNMGLISCFVGMLTDSRSFLSYPRHEYFRRVLCNLFGEEMKNGELPDDMELIGKTISDICYHNAKNYFDF from the coding sequence ATGAAATATTTTATTACAGATAACTTTTTATTACAAAATAAATACGCGGAAGAATTATATTTCAATTTCGCAGAAAAACAGCCGATCATCGATTATCACAATCATTTGATTCCAAAAGATATCGCTGAAGATACGGTTTTCGAAAACATATCTAAAGTCTGGATTGCGGGCGATCATTACAAATGGCGTGCAATGCGTACGATGGGCGTGAACGAAAGATTCATCACTGGCGACGCATCAGACAAAGAAAAATTCGAGGCTTGGGCAAAAACGGTTCCTTATACGTTAAGAAATCCTTTGTACCACTGGACGCATTTAGAATTGAAGCGTTATTTCGGAATTGATGAATTATTGAACGAAAAAAACGCATCAGATATTTACGACAACATCACGGCACAGCTTCAGACTCCTGAAAAGTCGACAAGAGGTTTGCTGAAAATGATGAACGTAGAATCTTTGTGCACCACCGAAGATCCGATTGATGTTTTAAATTACCATCAGGATTTAGCGAAAAGCGATTTCAGCATTAAAGTAAGTACAGCTTTCCGTCCGGATAAAGCGATTTTAATTGAGAACCACAACTTCACAGATTATATTTCTAAATTAGGCGAGTCAGCAGGAATTGAGATTAATTCTTACCAGACTTTGTGCGATGCTTTATTAAAAAGAGTTGAATATTTCCACGAAAACGGATGCAGATTGTGTGACCACGGATTAAACAATATTTCTTTCGAAGAAACTTCAGAAGCTGAAGTAAGCGCCATTTTTAATGATAAAATTTCAGGAAAAGTAATTGCTGAAAAGCAGGTAAATCAGTTTAAAACTGCGATTTTATTATTCTTAGGAGAAACATATCACAAATTCGGATGGGTTCAGCAGTTCCATTTGGGTGCTTTAAGAAACAACAACGAAAGAATGCACAGAATTTTAGGTCCTGATACAGGCTGGGATTCTATCGGTGACTTCGTACAGGCTGAAACTTTATCTAAACTATTAAACGCTTTAGACGGAAAAGACAAACTGACCAAAACAATTCTCTATAACTTAAATCCTGCAGACAACGAAATTTTCGCAACGATGATCGGGAATTTTAATGACGGAAGCATCAAAGGAAAAGTACAGTTCGGTTCCGGATGGTGGTTTTTGGATCAGAAAGACGGAATGATCAAGCAGATGAATGCCCTTTCAAACATGGGATTGATCAGCTGTTTCGTAGGAATGCTGACAGATTCAAGAAGTTTCTTATCTTACCCAAGACACGAATATTTCAGAAGAGTATTGTGTAATCTTTTTGGAGAAGAAATGAAAAACGGAGAATTGCCGGATGATATGGAACTGATCGGAAAAACCATTTCCGATATCTGTTATCATAATGCTAAAAATTATTTCGATTTTTAA
- a CDS encoding gluconate 5-dehydrogenase → MNLFDLSGKVAVVTGGTHGLGMAMAEGLASAGAELAITSTTPSKLDEALEYYRSKGYNATGYLFDVTDELEAAQKVALMLATHGKIDILVNNAGIIKRVPALEMDVADFRKVIDVDLTGPFIMSQLVGKHMIKRQSGKIINICSMMSELGRDNVVAYASAKGGLKMLTKNLATEWAKHNIQVNGIGPGYFATTQTEPIRVDGHPFNDFIISRTPEGRWGNPEDLAGTAIFLASDASKFINGHIIYVDGGILATIGKPANE, encoded by the coding sequence ATGAATTTATTCGATTTATCCGGAAAAGTAGCCGTTGTAACAGGCGGTACTCACGGATTAGGAATGGCAATGGCTGAAGGCCTTGCCTCTGCAGGTGCTGAACTGGCAATCACAAGTACAACTCCCTCAAAATTAGATGAAGCCTTAGAATATTATCGCAGTAAAGGATATAATGCTACAGGTTATCTTTTTGATGTGACAGACGAACTTGAAGCAGCTCAGAAAGTAGCATTAATGCTTGCTACGCATGGGAAAATAGACATCTTGGTCAATAATGCAGGAATCATTAAACGTGTTCCGGCTTTGGAGATGGATGTTGCAGACTTTAGAAAAGTAATCGATGTAGATCTTACCGGTCCTTTCATCATGTCTCAACTGGTTGGGAAACACATGATTAAAAGACAATCCGGTAAAATCATCAATATTTGCTCAATGATGAGTGAGCTTGGCCGTGACAATGTAGTAGCGTATGCTTCTGCAAAAGGCGGACTGAAAATGCTGACCAAAAATTTAGCAACAGAATGGGCAAAACATAATATTCAGGTGAACGGTATCGGTCCCGGATATTTTGCGACAACCCAGACAGAACCAATCAGAGTAGACGGTCATCCGTTTAACGATTTTATCATCAGCAGAACACCGGAAGGAAGATGGGGGAACCCTGAAGATCTTGCAGGAACCGCTATTTTCTTAGCTTCAGACGCGAGTAAATTTATCAACGGACACATTATTTATGTGGACGGAGGTATTTTGGCGACCATCGGGAAACCTGCTAATGAATAA
- the kduI gene encoding 5-dehydro-4-deoxy-D-glucuronate isomerase: protein MTKSEFRYAHHPEDVKKYTTEDLRREFLMNDLFNEDQINVVYSMYDRMIVGGAMPVNSVLKLEPTDDLKAENFLDRRELGIINVGAAGKVTVDGEVFELGNKEALYIGKGAKDVVFENGSEGQTLFYFNSAPAHHTFPTKKITKNEAEIVELGETKYANRRTINKLIVNSVLETCQLQMGMTELHEGSVWNTMPSHTHTRRMEAYFYFDLEEGQAVSHFLGQPNETRHIFMKNNEAVLSPEWSIHSGVGTSNYTFIWGMAGENMDYGDMDAVKTNELK, encoded by the coding sequence ATGACAAAATCAGAATTTCGTTACGCCCATCATCCTGAAGATGTAAAAAAATATACAACTGAGGACCTGAGAAGGGAGTTTTTAATGAATGATTTATTTAATGAAGATCAAATCAATGTAGTATATTCTATGTACGACAGAATGATCGTAGGTGGTGCAATGCCCGTAAATAGCGTCTTGAAACTTGAACCTACTGATGATCTGAAGGCAGAAAATTTCTTAGATAGAAGAGAATTAGGAATTATCAACGTTGGCGCTGCCGGAAAGGTAACGGTTGACGGAGAGGTTTTCGAGCTTGGAAATAAGGAGGCTTTATACATTGGAAAAGGAGCAAAAGATGTTGTTTTTGAAAACGGAAGTGAAGGTCAGACTTTATTTTATTTCAATTCAGCTCCTGCGCATCACACTTTCCCTACAAAGAAAATCACTAAAAATGAAGCCGAAATTGTAGAATTAGGTGAAACAAAATACGCCAACAGACGTACGATTAATAAATTGATCGTCAATAGCGTATTGGAAACTTGCCAGCTACAAATGGGAATGACCGAGCTGCATGAAGGAAGTGTTTGGAACACGATGCCTTCCCACACACATACCCGAAGAATGGAAGCATATTTTTATTTTGATCTTGAAGAAGGGCAGGCTGTGAGTCATTTTCTTGGCCAGCCGAACGAGACCCGTCATATCTTTATGAAAAACAACGAAGCAGTCTTGTCTCCGGAATGGTCTATTCACTCAGGAGTTGGTACTTCCAACTACACTTTTATCTGGGGAATGGCAGGAGAAAATATGGATTATGGCGACATGGACGCTGTTAAAACTAACGAACTAAAGTAA
- a CDS encoding SusC/RagA family TonB-linked outer membrane protein: protein MNKKVHSIKWLYLTVFLLPVLGLAQEKGKEKETNIDEVVLVGYTKVSKKDVTNAVSSVKAEAIKDMPSTNAAEAIQGRMAGVRVALSEGSPGADVDIVIRGGNSITGSNAPLYIVDGVQMDNALSILSPKEIESIEVLKDASSTNIYGARGANGVVLITTKGGRKRAKTSINYNGFLGVRKIQNTIDVLDPYQYVLYQYELYNKAGVQTDIDAFAARYGAYNQLDKYKDIKKRDWQDEVFGRDAFNFTHNLGITGGSENSAFSLTLNNIQEDGIMIGSGFKRNMANFKYDYDLSKKLSMSLNARYSRQTIFGAGTSSTGSQSSNRLRNAVRYQPFEGGSTVNVDEFDPLFADQTNLVNPVLLANSEVKESGRNDLLLNGVIEYKINKNFTFRSVIGYVQRDEFVNQFSGTVTSLARQNNDQPVVFLSKTQTRRITNTNTLNFKKTFGKHKLDLLAGQETVKTDGESLVMNIKWFPKSITAEEAFANIQSASPPSGLVQDAPRAGRVPDRLASFFGRVNYIYNNKYIITASMRADGSSVFGPGNRWGYFPAASVAWKVAEENFLKDSETISELKLRAGYGLSGNNRIGSFLYDTFFTTSSDYGYAFGTNVTPGATTGNILANKGVKWESATSKNIGLDFGLFKGRVYGTLDFYQTDTKDLLLLAKIPQTTGYEFQYQNSGSTTNKGVELTLGSTIINKDNFTWKIDANISSNENTIKSLGNNASASADYYLYPSGWQNNLNDFLVQVGKPVGTYWGYVTAGRYEISDFDYNATTQVYTLKAGVPNAASAANGAKAIQPGDLKLTDLNGDGNIDNKDMTDLGNAQPKFYGGFNQTFRYKNWDMSLMFNFSVGNKVYNANKLEYSTQYLYKDNNMSADVADRWKWFDNNGVKVNDPTALAALNANTTMWTPPAGAYFLHSYGIEDGSFLRLNNVTLGYSLGKDFTKQLGLSNFRLYFTMNNVFTITGYSGYDPEANTRRNPLTPGVDYAAYPRSRFILSGIDITF from the coding sequence ATGAATAAAAAAGTACACTCAATAAAGTGGTTATATTTAACTGTTTTTCTGCTTCCGGTACTTGGGTTGGCGCAGGAAAAAGGTAAAGAAAAAGAAACCAACATTGACGAAGTGGTTTTGGTAGGTTATACCAAAGTCTCTAAAAAAGATGTTACCAACGCTGTTTCATCTGTAAAAGCTGAGGCTATTAAAGATATGCCATCAACCAACGCAGCTGAAGCAATCCAAGGCAGAATGGCAGGAGTTAGAGTTGCCCTAAGTGAGGGCTCACCAGGTGCTGATGTAGATATCGTAATCAGGGGTGGTAACTCGATTACCGGAAGCAATGCGCCATTGTATATTGTAGATGGAGTTCAGATGGACAATGCCTTATCTATTTTATCACCTAAAGAAATTGAGTCTATTGAGGTTTTAAAAGACGCATCATCGACTAACATCTACGGAGCCCGTGGAGCCAACGGAGTCGTTTTGATTACAACAAAAGGCGGCCGTAAAAGAGCTAAAACATCTATCAACTATAACGGATTTTTGGGAGTAAGAAAAATTCAGAATACGATTGATGTTTTGGACCCTTACCAATATGTGCTTTATCAATACGAATTGTATAACAAAGCCGGAGTCCAGACTGACATTGATGCTTTTGCAGCAAGATATGGAGCCTACAACCAGCTAGACAAATATAAAGACATCAAAAAGAGAGACTGGCAAGATGAGGTTTTTGGAAGAGATGCATTTAACTTTACTCACAATTTGGGTATAACGGGAGGATCTGAGAATTCAGCTTTCTCATTAACATTGAACAATATACAGGAAGACGGTATTATGATTGGCTCTGGTTTTAAAAGAAACATGGCAAATTTCAAATACGATTATGATCTTTCAAAGAAACTAAGCATGAGTTTGAATGCCAGATACAGCAGACAAACCATCTTTGGAGCAGGAACGTCTTCTACAGGATCACAAAGCAGTAACCGACTTAGAAATGCAGTAAGATATCAGCCTTTTGAAGGTGGCTCTACCGTAAACGTTGATGAGTTTGACCCTTTATTTGCAGATCAGACCAACCTGGTAAATCCGGTTTTATTAGCCAATAGCGAGGTTAAGGAAAGTGGTAGAAATGATTTATTACTTAACGGTGTTATAGAATATAAAATCAACAAAAATTTCACCTTCCGAAGTGTAATTGGGTATGTGCAGAGAGATGAATTTGTCAATCAATTTTCTGGGACAGTAACAAGTTTAGCAAGACAAAATAATGATCAGCCTGTTGTGTTTTTAAGTAAAACTCAAACAAGAAGAATTACGAATACCAATACTTTAAATTTCAAAAAGACATTTGGAAAACATAAGCTAGACTTATTAGCAGGACAGGAAACTGTGAAAACAGATGGTGAATCATTGGTAATGAATATCAAATGGTTTCCAAAATCGATAACTGCAGAAGAAGCATTTGCTAATATTCAGTCGGCTTCACCTCCTTCAGGATTGGTGCAAGATGCTCCAAGAGCAGGAAGAGTGCCTGATCGATTAGCGTCATTCTTCGGTAGAGTCAACTACATCTACAATAACAAATATATCATTACTGCTTCAATGAGAGCAGATGGCTCGAGTGTCTTCGGACCAGGAAACAGATGGGGATATTTCCCTGCAGCCTCTGTAGCATGGAAAGTTGCTGAAGAAAACTTCCTAAAAGATAGTGAAACAATCAGTGAATTAAAACTTCGTGCAGGATATGGTCTATCTGGAAACAACAGAATCGGATCTTTCTTGTATGACACATTTTTTACCACATCATCTGATTACGGATATGCATTTGGAACCAATGTTACTCCTGGTGCTACCACGGGAAATATTCTAGCAAACAAAGGTGTAAAATGGGAATCTGCAACCTCTAAAAATATTGGTTTAGACTTTGGTTTATTTAAAGGAAGAGTATACGGTACGCTTGATTTTTATCAGACCGATACAAAAGACTTATTGCTTTTAGCTAAAATTCCTCAGACAACAGGATATGAATTTCAATATCAAAACTCTGGGAGCACAACCAATAAAGGAGTTGAGCTTACTTTAGGAAGCACAATCATCAACAAAGATAATTTCACCTGGAAAATTGACGCCAATATATCCTCCAATGAAAATACAATCAAAAGCTTAGGTAATAACGCTTCTGCAAGTGCTGATTACTATTTATACCCTTCTGGCTGGCAAAACAATTTAAATGATTTCTTAGTACAGGTGGGCAAACCAGTTGGTACTTATTGGGGATATGTTACAGCAGGAAGATATGAAATCAGTGATTTTGATTATAATGCAACTACACAAGTTTATACTTTGAAAGCGGGTGTACCTAATGCCGCCTCTGCAGCAAATGGCGCAAAAGCCATACAACCGGGAGATCTTAAACTGACGGACTTGAATGGTGATGGCAATATTGATAATAAAGACATGACCGATTTAGGAAATGCTCAGCCAAAATTCTATGGCGGATTTAATCAAACTTTCCGTTACAAAAACTGGGATATGAGCTTGATGTTCAACTTCTCTGTCGGTAATAAAGTATACAATGCCAATAAACTTGAATACTCTACCCAGTATCTTTACAAAGACAATAACATGTCTGCAGATGTAGCAGACAGATGGAAATGGTTTGATAACAATGGGGTAAAAGTAAATGATCCAACTGCATTGGCTGCATTAAACGCAAATACTACCATGTGGACTCCTCCGGCTGGAGCATATTTCTTACATTCGTACGGTATTGAAGACGGATCTTTCTTAAGATTAAATAACGTAACCCTTGGTTATTCACTTGGAAAAGATTTTACAAAACAGTTGGGACTTTCTAATTTCAGATTGTACTTTACCATGAATAACGTATTTACGATCACAGGATATTCCGGATATGATCCTGAAGCAAACACAAGAAGAAACCCTCTAACACCCGGTGTAGATTACGCAGCGTACCCACGAAGCAGATTTATCTTATCCGGAATTGATATTACTTTTTAA